In the genome of Vicia villosa cultivar HV-30 ecotype Madison, WI linkage group LG7, Vvil1.0, whole genome shotgun sequence, one region contains:
- the LOC131620093 gene encoding uncharacterized protein LOC131620093: MEAAKQSYVSRSALTQTMRLRIHHKGDLITHPITLYVGETLTEMDWDWDVDYLSYMEVEKMIKDVGYTSIKCLWYCHPRFLFTRGLRPLNNDQDVLRFIEDVKGFKVVDIYVQHDVDIPDIIESDEGAYMNEATDLNVESEATNVNVESEAANVNVESEDGTTDVNGAELNVENEGDDNETDPNYEESAEVDEESDTYDGESEEVDDESEEGDDESVIDWATIFPNAQCGESSSKHVISDEDDCDSDELHTPPESDIEDEMPRFPVFKDTIKFELGMKFKDKLQIRNVVKEYAMEQKKNGVITKNDKKRVVVRCMDGGPFYTRFSMRTGNTFWQLVSFTETHSCQRTPKNRQATTEWLGRKFMYMLRHSPEMRCKGLIAEALQKWGVKLSKD, encoded by the exons ATGGAAGCAGCAAAACAATCCTATGTATCAAG GTCAGCACTTACTCAAACTATGAGACTTAGAATACACCATAAAGGGGATTTGATAACTCATCCCATTACACTGTATGTTGGTGAGACTTTGACTGAAATGGATTGGGATTGGGATGTAGATTATCTGTCTTATATGGAGGTTGAAAAAATGATAAAAGATGTGGGTTACACAAGTATAAAGTGTCTTTGGTATTGCCACCCTAGGTTTTTGTTTACTCGTGGGCTTCGACCTTTAAATAATGACCAAGATGTTTTAAGGTTTATTGAAGATGTTAAAGGGTTTAAGGTAGTTGATATATATGTTCAACACGATGTTGATATACCTGATATCATAGAGAGTGATGAAGGGGCTTATATGAATGAGGCAACTGATTTGAATGTGGAGAGTGAGGCAACTAATGTTAATGTGGAGAGTGAGGCAGCTAATGTTAATGTGGAGAGTGAGGATGGAACAACTGATGTCAATGGGGCTGAACTGAATGTGGAGAATGAAGGAGATGACAATGAAACTGATCCGAATTATGAGGAAAGTGCTGAAGTTGATGAGGAAAGTGATACATACGATGGTGAAAGTGAGGAAGTTGATGATGAAAGTGAGGAAGGTGATGATGAAAGTGTTATAGATTGGGCAACAATTTTTCCCAATGCACAGTGTGGTGAAAGCTCTTCTAAACATGTTATTTCAGATGAGGATGATTGTGATTCGGATGAACTGCATACCCCTCCAGAAAGTGATATTGAAGATGAGATGCCAAGGTTTCCAGTTTTTAAAGATACCATTAAATTTGAGTTAGGCATGAAGTTCAAAGACAAATTGCAAATTAGAAATGTTGTGAAGGAATATGCAatggaacaaaagaaaaacggtGTCATAACCAAGAATGATAAGAAGAGGGTAGTGGTAAGATGCATGGATGGCGGCCCCTTTTATACACGGTTTAGCATGAGGACTGGAAATACATTCTGGCAACTTGTAAGTTTCACTGAGACACATAGCTGTCAAAGGACACCCAAGAATAGACAAGCAACTACTGAATGGTTAGGTCGCAAatttatgtatatgttgagaCACAGTCCCGAGATGAGATGTAAAGGCCTAATTGCAGAAGCCCTTCAAAAATGGGGTGTTAAGTTGTCAAAAGACTAA